The Agromyces mariniharenae genome includes a window with the following:
- a CDS encoding FAD-dependent oxidoreductase, which produces MGHKAPKITPELTDSQWERMLRYGVSVAAEKGDVLFKAGDRWYDLILVESGTVDVVREPLKWIDETLIATLGPRTFVGELGLLNGQHAFLTARVAEPGRMLRVDHDALQRMMAEDDELCDLMLRTLWARREELRRGPAAWTLKIIGSERSREAVALRRYAERLDLVHTWVDADDPERAAAFAGHGFTRDDLPVAIVQGENIPRATPGQLAELLGLAYAGEDDATVDLAVVGAGPAGLAAAIYGASEGLDTVLLDAVAPGGQSSATSRIENYLGFPFGVSGDDLTAQASLQAIKFGVRVVAPCEAVRLESDPGALRLTLTDGAVVNARAVIVTTGVAYRSLGLDRWKEFEGAGIHYAASTMELRQVAGSEVVVVGGANSAGQAALALAANGCHVRLVVRANDLGRQMSSYLVDRIVDDARIDVHTGTQVVGLHGDENLERVTLSGAIEDTVDCHGLFCFIGAEPATDWLADVERDEHGFVHTGADVIALGDPWRDLGRMPLPFETSVPRVFAAGDVRRGSMKRVAAAVGEGSSAVASVHRALAAAEVFA; this is translated from the coding sequence ATGGGACACAAGGCACCCAAGATCACCCCTGAACTCACCGACTCCCAATGGGAGCGGATGCTGCGCTACGGCGTGTCCGTCGCCGCCGAGAAGGGCGACGTCCTCTTCAAGGCCGGCGACCGCTGGTACGACCTCATCCTCGTCGAGTCCGGCACGGTCGACGTCGTGCGCGAGCCGCTGAAGTGGATCGACGAGACCCTGATCGCGACCCTCGGACCGCGCACCTTCGTGGGCGAGCTCGGCCTGCTCAACGGACAGCACGCCTTCCTCACCGCCCGGGTCGCGGAGCCCGGCCGGATGCTCCGCGTCGACCACGACGCGCTCCAGCGGATGATGGCCGAGGACGACGAGCTCTGCGACCTCATGCTCCGCACGCTCTGGGCGCGCCGCGAGGAGCTGCGCCGCGGCCCCGCCGCGTGGACGCTGAAGATCATCGGGTCGGAGCGCTCGCGCGAGGCGGTCGCGCTGCGACGGTACGCCGAGCGCCTCGACCTCGTGCACACCTGGGTCGACGCCGACGATCCCGAGCGGGCGGCGGCGTTCGCCGGCCACGGCTTCACTCGCGACGACCTTCCGGTCGCGATCGTGCAGGGGGAGAACATCCCCCGCGCGACCCCAGGCCAGCTCGCCGAGCTGCTCGGTCTCGCATACGCCGGCGAGGACGACGCCACCGTCGACCTCGCGGTCGTGGGTGCGGGGCCCGCCGGCCTGGCCGCAGCGATCTACGGCGCCTCCGAGGGCCTCGACACCGTGCTGCTCGACGCCGTCGCGCCCGGCGGGCAGTCGTCGGCCACCTCGCGCATCGAGAACTACCTGGGGTTCCCGTTCGGCGTGTCCGGCGACGACCTCACGGCTCAGGCCTCACTGCAGGCGATCAAGTTCGGAGTTCGCGTCGTCGCGCCATGCGAGGCGGTGCGGCTCGAGTCCGACCCCGGCGCGCTGCGCCTCACGCTCACCGACGGCGCGGTCGTGAACGCGCGCGCGGTGATCGTGACCACCGGGGTCGCCTATCGATCGCTCGGCCTCGACCGCTGGAAGGAGTTCGAGGGCGCCGGCATCCACTACGCGGCCTCCACGATGGAGCTCCGCCAGGTGGCGGGGTCCGAGGTCGTCGTGGTCGGCGGGGCCAACTCCGCGGGCCAGGCGGCCCTCGCGCTCGCCGCGAACGGCTGCCACGTGCGCCTCGTCGTGCGTGCGAACGACCTCGGCCGCCAGATGTCGAGCTACCTGGTCGACCGCATCGTCGACGACGCTCGCATCGACGTCCACACGGGCACCCAGGTGGTGGGCCTGCACGGCGACGAGAACCTCGAGCGCGTGACCCTGAGCGGCGCGATCGAGGACACGGTGGACTGCCACGGACTGTTCTGCTTCATCGGCGCCGAGCCCGCCACCGACTGGCTCGCCGACGTGGAGCGCGACGAGCACGGGTTCGTGCACACCGGGGCCGACGTCATCGCCCTCGGCGATCCATGGCGCGACCTGGGACGGATGCCGCTCCCGTTCGAGACCTCGGTCCCGAGGGTGTTCGCGGCCGGCGACGTGCGGCGCGGCTCGATGAAGCGCGTCGCCGCCGCCGTCGGCGAGGGGTCGAGCGCCGTCGCCTCCGTGCACCGGGCGCTCGCCGCAGCCGAGGTGTTCGCGTGA
- a CDS encoding HAD-IIA family hydrolase — protein MGRREEVEAWLTDMDGVLVHENHALPGAAELLQQWEDAGTPYLVLTNNSIFTARDLSARLRASGLNVPEERIWTSALATADFLKQQLPGGTAFVIGEAGILTALHEAGFVMTETNPDFVVVGETRNYSFEAITKAIRLIGNGSRFIVTNPDATGPSAEGPLPATGAIAALITKATGKEPYVVGKPNPMMFRSALNKIGAHSENTAMIGDRMDTDIVAGIEAGLHTVLVLTGISDQAEIERYPFRPEEILEGVHELVNEPAESEL, from the coding sequence ATGGGACGACGTGAAGAGGTCGAAGCCTGGCTGACCGACATGGACGGCGTGCTCGTGCACGAGAACCACGCCCTGCCCGGTGCGGCCGAGCTCCTGCAGCAGTGGGAGGATGCCGGCACGCCGTACCTCGTGCTCACGAACAACTCGATCTTCACCGCGCGCGACCTCTCGGCGCGGCTCCGCGCGAGCGGGCTCAACGTGCCCGAGGAGCGCATCTGGACGTCGGCGCTCGCGACGGCGGACTTCCTCAAGCAGCAGCTGCCCGGCGGCACGGCGTTCGTCATCGGCGAGGCGGGCATCCTCACGGCCCTGCACGAGGCGGGCTTCGTGATGACCGAGACGAACCCCGACTTCGTCGTCGTGGGCGAGACCCGCAACTACTCGTTCGAGGCGATCACGAAGGCGATCCGGCTCATCGGCAACGGATCGCGATTCATCGTCACGAACCCCGATGCCACGGGCCCGTCGGCCGAAGGCCCGCTGCCCGCGACCGGCGCGATCGCCGCCCTCATCACGAAGGCGACCGGCAAGGAGCCGTACGTCGTGGGCAAGCCGAACCCGATGATGTTCCGCTCGGCGCTCAACAAGATCGGCGCGCACTCCGAGAACACCGCGATGATCGGCGACCGCATGGACACCGACATCGTCGCGGGCATCGAGGCGGGCCTGCACACCGTGCTCGTGCTCACCGGCATCAGCGACCAGGCCGAGATCGAGCGCTACCCGTTCCGTCCCGAGGAGATCCTCGAGGGCGTGCACGAGCTCGTGAACGAGCCGGCCGAGTCCGAGCTGTAG
- a CDS encoding ribokinase, protein MGSPGLVVVVGSLNVDSTSYVGAFPEPGETIRSHGFQVALGGKGSNQAVAAHVVGASVDLVARLGADAAGDFAVATLERFGLPTAAIGRAADAPTGVAQITVADSGENTIIVTSGANLAVTPAVVDAERERIASAALVLTQGELPVATIDRVAELAAGAGVRFVLNLAPPAPVAAATLASSDPLVLNEHEARAVGIGTDAADASLDAWRDAAASAVGRIARSIVVTLGGSGAVAASVDGSWTAPAPAVDAVDTTGAGDGFTGALAAFLAEGRPLEEALRIAVAAGALAVQARGTVDSYASRAAVLRTAGADGRARE, encoded by the coding sequence GTGGGGTCGCCCGGTCTCGTCGTCGTCGTCGGCTCGCTCAACGTCGACTCCACGAGCTACGTCGGGGCGTTCCCCGAGCCCGGCGAGACCATCCGCTCGCACGGATTCCAGGTCGCGCTCGGCGGCAAGGGGTCGAACCAGGCGGTCGCCGCGCACGTGGTCGGGGCATCCGTCGACCTCGTGGCGCGCCTCGGCGCCGATGCCGCGGGCGACTTCGCCGTGGCGACGCTCGAGCGGTTCGGCCTGCCCACCGCCGCGATCGGTCGAGCTGCGGATGCCCCGACCGGCGTCGCCCAGATCACGGTCGCCGATTCCGGCGAGAACACCATCATCGTCACGAGCGGCGCCAACCTCGCGGTCACCCCCGCCGTCGTCGACGCCGAGCGCGAGCGGATCGCGTCGGCCGCGCTCGTGCTGACCCAGGGCGAGCTCCCCGTCGCGACGATCGACCGGGTCGCCGAGCTCGCGGCCGGCGCCGGCGTGCGATTCGTGCTCAACCTCGCTCCGCCCGCACCGGTCGCCGCCGCGACGCTCGCGTCGTCCGACCCGCTCGTCCTCAACGAGCACGAGGCGCGGGCGGTCGGCATCGGCACGGATGCCGCGGATGCCTCGCTCGACGCCTGGCGCGACGCCGCGGCATCCGCCGTGGGGCGGATCGCGCGCTCGATCGTCGTGACCCTCGGTGGGTCCGGCGCCGTCGCGGCATCCGTCGACGGGTCGTGGACCGCGCCCGCCCCGGCCGTCGACGCCGTCGACACGACGGGCGCGGGCGACGGGTTCACCGGTGCCCTCGCGGCGTTCCTCGCCGAGGGGCGGCCGCTCGAGGAGGCGCTGCGGATCGCGGTCGCGGCCGGCGCGCTCGCGGTGCAGGCCCGCGGCACCGTCGACTCCTACGCGTCGCGGGCGGCCGTGCTGCGCACCGCGGGAGCGGATGGCCGGGCACGCGAATGA
- a CDS encoding TrmH family RNA methyltransferase produces MRDESHGAAHDEPTVPQGVGPWPGGRDAWPDDPRLDPDLLEHGDRRNVVDRYRYWRLDAIVADLDTRRHPFHVAIENWQHDLNIGSIVRTANAFAAETVHIIGRRRWNKRGAMVTDRYQHLAYHPDVADFVAWARDQGLPIIAVDNVEGSVPVDDVELPERCVLLFGQEGPGLSAEALAAADLVVEITQYGSTRSINASAAAAIVMHEWVRRHARR; encoded by the coding sequence GTGCGCGACGAGTCGCACGGTGCCGCCCACGACGAGCCGACCGTGCCGCAGGGCGTCGGCCCGTGGCCGGGCGGTCGCGACGCGTGGCCCGACGACCCGCGGCTCGACCCCGACCTGCTCGAGCACGGCGATCGGCGCAACGTCGTCGACCGCTACCGGTACTGGCGCCTCGACGCGATCGTCGCCGACCTCGACACGCGGCGGCATCCGTTCCACGTCGCGATCGAGAACTGGCAGCACGACCTCAACATCGGCTCGATCGTGCGCACCGCCAACGCGTTCGCCGCCGAGACGGTGCACATCATCGGCCGCCGTCGCTGGAACAAGCGCGGCGCGATGGTCACCGATCGCTACCAGCACCTCGCGTACCATCCGGATGTCGCCGACTTCGTCGCGTGGGCACGCGACCAGGGGCTGCCGATCATCGCGGTCGACAACGTCGAGGGGTCGGTGCCGGTCGACGACGTCGAGCTGCCCGAGCGCTGCGTGCTGCTCTTCGGCCAGGAAGGTCCGGGGCTGAGCGCCGAGGCGCTCGCCGCTGCCGATCTCGTCGTCGAGATCACGCAGTACGGCTCGACCCGGTCGATCAACGCGAGCGCGGCGGCCGCGATCGTCATGCACGAGTGGGTGCGCCGGCACGCTCGGCGCTGA
- a CDS encoding nucleoside hydrolase, whose translation MTIPVILDCDPGHDDVFGLWLAAGHPSLELLAVTTVGGNVPLEHTSRNARIALTVAGVADVPVAAGAAGPLARPLETAEWIHGENGLGGPELPEPAMDLDPRGALELMADTLLGADEPVAIVATGPITNVAMLLRDRPDLADRIREVVWMGGSTGRGNATPYAEFNALVDPEALAIVIESGVRFTMVGLNVTHTALVTAAVRERLAAVGTATAAFGDELLEFFCRTNADVFGMPDGPLHDPVAVAVLVDPHVVTRVHTRLDVELAGTETAGATSVDLDGMLRREPNAWVATALDVDRFWDLLDDAIGRLA comes from the coding sequence ATGACCATTCCCGTCATCCTCGACTGCGACCCCGGTCACGACGACGTCTTCGGCCTCTGGCTGGCCGCGGGGCATCCGTCGCTCGAGCTCCTCGCGGTCACGACGGTCGGCGGCAACGTGCCGCTCGAGCACACGAGCCGCAACGCGCGCATCGCGCTCACGGTCGCGGGCGTGGCCGACGTGCCCGTCGCCGCGGGCGCGGCGGGGCCGCTTGCGCGGCCGCTCGAGACGGCGGAGTGGATCCACGGGGAGAACGGCCTCGGCGGACCCGAGCTGCCCGAGCCCGCGATGGACCTCGACCCGCGCGGCGCGCTCGAACTCATGGCCGACACGCTGCTCGGCGCCGACGAGCCCGTGGCGATCGTGGCCACCGGGCCGATCACGAACGTCGCGATGCTGCTGCGCGATCGCCCCGACCTCGCGGATCGGATCCGCGAGGTCGTCTGGATGGGCGGGTCCACCGGGCGCGGCAACGCCACGCCCTACGCGGAGTTCAATGCGTTGGTCGATCCCGAGGCGCTCGCGATCGTCATCGAGAGCGGTGTGCGCTTCACCATGGTCGGCCTCAACGTCACGCACACCGCGCTCGTGACCGCGGCCGTGCGCGAGCGGCTCGCCGCGGTCGGCACGGCTACGGCGGCGTTCGGCGACGAGCTGCTCGAGTTCTTCTGCCGCACGAACGCCGACGTGTTCGGCATGCCCGACGGCCCGCTGCACGACCCGGTCGCCGTCGCGGTGCTCGTCGATCCGCACGTGGTGACCCGCGTGCACACGCGCCTCGACGTCGAGCTCGCGGGCACCGAGACCGCCGGTGCCACGAGCGTCGACCTCGACGGGATGCTGCGACGCGAGCCGAACGCGTGGGTGGCGACCGCCCTCGACGTCGACCGGTTCTGGGACCTGCTCGACGACGCGATCGGCCGCCTCGCCTAG
- a CDS encoding Nramp family divalent metal transporter, whose translation MPKSTDAAATRPPIETHPTAAGLDAAPPAPAPESAASQTAHAPVRPTIPRLAWLIGPALVAGVAYLDPGNVASNMTAGAQYGYLLVWVVVLGNVMAWLIQYLSAKLGIVTGRSLPEVLGGRIRNRWGRRAYWLQAELVAMATDLAEVIGGAVALNLLFGIPLIWGGLITGTVSIVLLVLQSRRGPRTFEFVIMGLLVIIAIGFTVGVFIAPPSAGGILSGLVPRFEGATSVLLAASILGATIMPHAIYAHSALSRDRFATHRGEQVGGRAGGPWHGFGIRRGTDATPELLPGTATAVPTNRLLRATRWDVSIAMAIAGTVNLCILLLAAVNLAGVEGTDTLEGAYDALGVALGPAIATLFAVGLLASGLASTSVGAYAGAEIMYGLLRVRVPLILRRLVTLIPALAILWLGFDPTLSLVLSQVVLSFGIPFALVPLVALTAKAGVLGRWRNHWATTAAGIAASVFLITLNAVLLWLVFTGA comes from the coding sequence ATGCCGAAATCTACGGATGCCGCAGCGACGCGGCCCCCGATCGAGACCCACCCGACCGCCGCCGGGCTCGATGCCGCGCCACCCGCACCGGCCCCCGAGTCCGCCGCATCGCAGACGGCCCATGCGCCGGTGCGGCCGACCATCCCGCGCCTCGCGTGGCTGATCGGGCCCGCCCTCGTGGCGGGCGTGGCCTACCTCGACCCCGGCAACGTCGCCAGCAACATGACCGCCGGCGCCCAGTACGGCTACCTGCTCGTCTGGGTCGTCGTGCTCGGCAACGTGATGGCGTGGCTCATCCAGTACCTGTCGGCGAAGCTCGGCATCGTCACCGGAAGGAGCCTCCCCGAGGTGCTCGGCGGCCGCATCCGCAACCGCTGGGGTCGACGCGCGTACTGGCTGCAGGCCGAGCTGGTCGCCATGGCCACCGACCTCGCCGAGGTCATCGGCGGTGCGGTCGCCCTCAACCTGCTGTTCGGCATCCCGCTCATCTGGGGCGGCCTCATCACGGGCACGGTGTCGATCGTGCTGCTCGTGCTGCAGTCGCGTCGTGGTCCGCGCACGTTCGAGTTCGTGATCATGGGCCTGCTCGTGATCATCGCGATCGGCTTCACGGTCGGCGTCTTCATCGCGCCGCCGAGCGCCGGCGGCATCCTCTCGGGCCTCGTGCCGCGCTTCGAGGGCGCCACCTCGGTGCTGCTCGCGGCGTCGATCCTCGGCGCGACGATCATGCCGCATGCCATCTACGCGCACTCGGCGCTCAGTCGCGACCGCTTCGCGACCCACCGCGGCGAGCAGGTCGGCGGTCGCGCAGGCGGTCCGTGGCACGGCTTCGGCATCCGCCGCGGCACGGATGCCACGCCCGAGCTCCTGCCCGGCACCGCGACGGCCGTGCCGACGAACCGGCTGCTGCGGGCGACGCGGTGGGACGTCTCCATCGCCATGGCGATCGCGGGGACCGTCAACCTCTGCATCCTGCTGCTCGCCGCCGTGAACCTCGCAGGCGTCGAGGGCACCGACACGCTCGAGGGCGCCTACGACGCGCTCGGGGTCGCGCTCGGCCCGGCCATCGCCACGCTGTTCGCGGTCGGGCTCCTCGCCTCGGGCCTGGCGTCGACCTCGGTGGGCGCCTACGCCGGCGCCGAGATCATGTACGGCCTGCTCCGCGTGCGGGTGCCGCTCATCCTCCGCCGGCTCGTCACGCTCATCCCGGCGCTCGCGATCCTCTGGCTCGGCTTCGACCCGACGCTCTCGCTCGTGCTCAGCCAGGTCGTGCTCTCGTTCGGCATCCCGTTCGCGCTCGTGCCGCTCGTGGCGCTCACCGCCAAGGCGGGCGTGCTCGGACGGTGGCGCAACCACTGGGCGACGACGGCGGCCGGTATCGCGGCATCCGTCTTCCTCATCACGCTCAACGCCGTGCTGCTCTGGCTGGTGTTCACGGGGGCGTAG
- a CDS encoding rhamnogalacturonan lyase, translating into MNLGHHPFRAALAVAAAGCLIAGVAQPATAAPPDSVPAGVPQLEALDRGLVAVSTAQGVFLSWRLLASEATGATDTGLAGPDFAVYRDGEKLATVTDSTDYADAAGTATAEYTVAPVVNGIELAASAPVTAWAQGYYDLPLQKPADGVTPKGEAYTYSANDVSVGDVDGDGQYEFVVKWDPSNSKDVSQRGYTGPVYLDTYELDGTLLNRLDLGVNIRAGAHYTQFLVYDFDGDGRSETMLKTAPGTKSIRYEADGSVASEAFVTMPEEDVEAGYAHTDDYRLSAAGYQDHLADVFQGWSDRPEVVSGQWPATLEEAWGVPVTHEYPLSQESAEELADYFIDVYAPSRSVNNRLREFEGFIVDGPEYLTVFDSATGEELQTIPYKPGRGDDGLLWGDYAMARIEPGNRVDRFLSGVGYFDGRHPTAVFARGYYTRTTVTTYDWDGKHLKEHWYVDSGHVPMTNPFNDSPHGRDGTNPEYATITTQGDHSLSLADVDGDGKHELVYGSATIDDDGSLLYSSFGVLPAGSAAPGQNARLGHGDAMHVADIDPARPGLEIWTVHEGATSAPYGSAMRDAATGEVLFGEYSGRDTGRGMIGDILPEVPGIENWGMRLRAADGTVIPGGSPGTNMSIRWSPDLTTQVVNGSGNQTTTIDDWKRGRVLTATDTRTNNGTKGNPSLVADVFGDWREELLVRTADSSALRIYTSTEVTTHKLTTLMHDVQYRAETARQQTTYNQPAYTSYYFASDLDWSKVPVLTTPATPGEPTFKDRPGTARDEVQVPTNVAGITYYVNGEEVTSANGKVRVTGEADVVAVPTAWYSIAEGAASQWSADFDD; encoded by the coding sequence ATGAATCTCGGACACCATCCGTTCCGCGCAGCGCTGGCGGTCGCCGCCGCCGGCTGCCTGATCGCCGGCGTCGCGCAGCCCGCGACCGCCGCTCCGCCCGACTCCGTGCCGGCGGGCGTCCCGCAGCTCGAGGCCCTCGACCGGGGCCTCGTCGCGGTGTCGACCGCCCAGGGCGTGTTCCTCAGCTGGCGCCTCCTCGCCTCCGAGGCGACCGGCGCCACCGACACCGGCCTCGCCGGTCCCGACTTCGCCGTCTACCGCGACGGCGAGAAGCTCGCGACGGTCACCGACAGCACCGACTACGCGGATGCCGCGGGCACCGCCACCGCGGAGTACACCGTCGCCCCCGTGGTGAACGGCATCGAGCTCGCGGCATCCGCCCCCGTGACCGCCTGGGCGCAGGGCTACTACGACCTGCCGCTGCAGAAGCCCGCCGACGGCGTCACCCCCAAGGGCGAGGCGTACACGTACTCGGCCAACGACGTGTCGGTCGGCGACGTCGACGGCGACGGGCAGTACGAGTTCGTCGTGAAGTGGGACCCCTCGAACTCGAAGGACGTCTCGCAACGCGGCTACACCGGCCCGGTCTACCTCGACACGTACGAGCTCGACGGCACGCTGCTGAACCGGCTCGACCTCGGCGTGAACATCCGCGCCGGCGCGCACTACACGCAGTTCCTCGTCTACGACTTCGACGGCGACGGCCGCTCGGAGACCATGCTGAAGACGGCGCCGGGCACGAAGTCGATCCGCTACGAGGCCGACGGATCGGTCGCGAGCGAGGCCTTCGTCACGATGCCGGAGGAGGACGTCGAGGCGGGCTACGCGCACACCGACGACTACCGGCTCAGCGCCGCCGGCTACCAGGACCACCTCGCCGACGTGTTCCAGGGCTGGAGCGATCGCCCCGAGGTCGTGTCGGGCCAGTGGCCCGCGACGCTCGAGGAGGCGTGGGGGGTGCCCGTGACGCACGAGTACCCGCTCTCGCAGGAGAGCGCGGAGGAGCTCGCGGACTACTTCATCGACGTCTACGCGCCGAGCCGCAGCGTCAACAACCGCCTGCGCGAGTTCGAGGGCTTCATCGTCGACGGGCCCGAGTACCTCACCGTCTTCGACAGCGCGACGGGCGAGGAGCTGCAGACCATCCCCTACAAGCCCGGCCGCGGCGACGACGGCCTGCTCTGGGGCGACTACGCGATGGCCCGGATCGAGCCCGGCAACCGCGTCGACCGGTTCCTCTCGGGCGTGGGCTACTTCGACGGGCGGCACCCCACGGCGGTGTTCGCGCGCGGCTATTACACGCGCACGACCGTCACCACGTACGACTGGGACGGCAAGCACCTGAAGGAGCACTGGTACGTCGACAGCGGCCACGTGCCCATGACGAACCCGTTCAACGACTCGCCCCACGGGCGCGACGGCACGAACCCCGAGTACGCGACGATCACCACGCAGGGCGACCACTCGCTGAGCCTGGCCGACGTCGACGGCGACGGGAAGCACGAGCTCGTCTACGGCTCGGCGACGATCGACGACGACGGCAGCCTGCTCTACAGCTCCTTCGGCGTGCTGCCCGCAGGCAGCGCGGCGCCCGGCCAGAACGCCCGCCTCGGGCACGGCGACGCCATGCACGTCGCCGACATCGACCCGGCGCGTCCGGGCCTCGAGATCTGGACCGTGCACGAGGGTGCGACGTCGGCGCCGTACGGCTCCGCGATGCGGGATGCCGCGACGGGCGAGGTGCTCTTCGGCGAGTACTCCGGTCGCGACACCGGCCGTGGCATGATCGGCGACATCCTGCCCGAGGTGCCCGGCATCGAGAACTGGGGCATGCGGCTGCGCGCCGCCGACGGCACCGTGATCCCGGGCGGCTCGCCGGGCACGAACATGTCGATCCGCTGGTCGCCCGACCTCACCACGCAGGTCGTGAACGGCAGCGGCAACCAGACGACGACGATCGACGACTGGAAGCGCGGCCGCGTGCTCACCGCCACGGACACGCGCACGAACAACGGCACGAAGGGCAACCCCTCGCTCGTCGCCGACGTGTTCGGCGACTGGCGCGAGGAGCTGCTCGTGCGCACGGCGGACTCGAGCGCGCTGCGGATCTACACGTCGACCGAGGTCACGACGCACAAGCTGACGACGCTCATGCACGACGTGCAGTACCGCGCCGAGACCGCACGCCAGCAGACCACCTACAACCAGCCGGCGTACACGTCGTATTACTTCGCGAGCGACCTCGACTGGTCGAAGGTGCCGGTGCTCACCACGCCGGCCACGCCGGGCGAGCCGACCTTCAAGGATCGCCCCGGCACGGCCCGCGACGAGGTGCAGGTGCCGACGAACGTCGCCGGCATCACGTACTACGTGAACGGCGAGGAGGTCACGTCGGCGAACGGCAAGGTCCGCGTCACCGGCGAGGCCGACGTGGTGGCCGTCCCCACCGCCTGGTACTCCATCGCCGAGGGTGCCGCCTCGCAGTGGAGCGCCGACTTCGACGACTGA
- a CDS encoding metal-dependent transcriptional regulator gives MPATSPAIEDYLKTVYAHTEWQPDPITPKVLADRLGVAPSSVTEMVKKMAAAGLVSHVPYGAVRLTDAGLARALAVVRRHRLIETWLVQEMGYGWDEVHDEAEVLEHAISDRLLEAIDVRLGRPVRDPHGDAIPAADGTLVSEPAVRLDEAPVGHTGRVIRISDRDPAMLRELEEAGVGPGSELAVDAADAASVAVAVAGYTRAIARDAAASIWVTA, from the coding sequence ATGCCAGCGACCAGCCCCGCGATCGAGGACTACCTCAAGACGGTGTACGCCCACACCGAGTGGCAGCCCGACCCCATCACGCCGAAGGTGCTCGCCGACCGGCTCGGGGTGGCGCCGTCGTCGGTCACCGAGATGGTGAAGAAGATGGCCGCGGCCGGGCTCGTGTCGCACGTGCCCTACGGCGCGGTGCGGCTGACGGATGCCGGGCTGGCACGCGCGCTCGCGGTCGTGCGACGGCACCGGCTCATCGAGACCTGGCTCGTGCAGGAGATGGGCTACGGCTGGGACGAGGTGCACGACGAGGCCGAGGTGCTCGAGCATGCGATCTCCGACCGGCTGCTCGAGGCGATCGACGTCCGCCTCGGGCGCCCCGTGCGCGATCCGCACGGCGACGCGATCCCGGCCGCCGACGGCACGCTCGTCTCCGAGCCGGCCGTGCGGCTCGACGAGGCGCCCGTGGGCCACACCGGCCGGGTCATCCGCATCAGCGACCGCGACCCCGCAATGCTGCGCGAACTCGAGGAGGCCGGCGTCGGCCCGGGCAGCGAGCTCGCCGTCGACGCGGCCGACGCGGCATCCGTCGCCGTGGCCGTCGCCGGGTACACGCGCGCCATCGCCCGCGACGCGGCGGCCTCCATCTGGGTCACCGCCTGA
- a CDS encoding UBP-type zinc finger domain-containing protein, whose product MSDLAPPPSGTGCGDCDAGGGWWFHLRRCVECGHVGCCDASPAQHARRHSEQTGHPVATSFEPGEHWFWNYVTESSAPRVPLTPPLSRPEEQPAPGPEGRVPADWESLLH is encoded by the coding sequence GTGAGCGACCTCGCGCCGCCGCCGTCGGGCACCGGCTGCGGCGACTGCGACGCGGGCGGCGGCTGGTGGTTCCACCTGCGCCGCTGCGTCGAGTGCGGGCATGTCGGATGCTGCGACGCCTCCCCCGCGCAGCACGCCCGCCGGCACTCGGAGCAGACGGGGCATCCGGTCGCCACCTCGTTCGAACCCGGCGAGCACTGGTTCTGGAACTACGTCACCGAGTCGTCGGCGCCGCGCGTGCCGCTCACCCCGCCCTTGTCGCGGCCCGAGGAGCAGCCTGCTCCCGGACCCGAGGGGCGGGTTCCCGCGGACTGGGAGTCGCTGCTGCACTGA